A portion of the Fusobacterium nucleatum genome contains these proteins:
- the glyQ gene encoding glycine--tRNA ligase subunit alpha, which translates to MTFQEIIFSLQQFWSSKGCIIGNPYDIEKGAGTFNPNTFLMSLGPEPWNVAYVEPSRRPKDGRYGDNPNRVYQHHQFQVIMKPSPTNIQELYLESLRVLGIEPEKHDIRFVEDDWESPTLGAWGLGWEVWLDGMEITQFTYFQQVGGLELEVIPVEITYGLERLALYIQNKENVYDLEWTKGVKYGDMRYQFEFENSKYSFELATLDKHFKWFDEYEEEAKKILDQGLVLPAYDYVLKCSHAFNVLDSRGAISTTERMGYILRVRNLARRCAEVFVENRKALGYPLLNKK; encoded by the coding sequence ATGACATTTCAAGAAATAATTTTTTCTTTACAACAATTTTGGAGTTCTAAGGGTTGTATAATTGGTAATCCTTATGATATAGAAAAAGGAGCAGGTACATTTAATCCAAATACATTTTTGATGTCTTTGGGACCTGAACCTTGGAATGTGGCTTATGTAGAGCCATCAAGAAGACCAAAAGATGGAAGATATGGAGATAACCCTAATAGAGTTTATCAACATCATCAATTTCAAGTAATAATGAAACCATCTCCAACTAATATTCAAGAATTATATCTTGAAAGTTTAAGAGTATTAGGAATAGAACCTGAAAAACATGATATAAGATTTGTTGAAGATGACTGGGAATCTCCTACTCTTGGAGCTTGGGGACTTGGTTGGGAAGTATGGTTAGATGGAATGGAAATAACTCAGTTTACATATTTCCAACAAGTTGGAGGATTAGAATTAGAGGTAATTCCTGTTGAAATCACTTATGGTTTAGAAAGACTTGCATTATACATTCAGAATAAAGAAAATGTGTATGATTTAGAATGGACTAAGGGTGTAAAATATGGAGATATGAGATATCAATTTGAATTTGAAAATTCTAAATATTCTTTTGAACTTGCTACTTTAGATAAACATTTTAAATGGTTTGATGAATATGAGGAAGAAGCTAAAAAAATCTTGGATCAAGGTCTAGTTTTACCTGCTTATGATTATGTTTTAAAATGTTCTCATGCTTTTAATGTTTTAGATTCAAGAGGAGCTATTTCAACAACTGAAAGAATGGGATATATTTTAAGAGTTAGAAACTTAGCTAGAAGATGTGCAGAAGTATTTGTGGAAAATAGAAAAGCATTGGGTTACCCTCTTTTAAATAAAAAATAA
- the lspA gene encoding signal peptidase II, which yields MIYIFLFLILLIIDQYSKFIVDSTLSVGETVPVIDGFFNLTYVQNRGVAFGLFQGKIDIVSILAVIAIGLILFYFCKNFKKISFLERIAYTMIFSGAIGNMIDRLFRAYVVDMLDFRGIWSFIFNFADVWINIGVVLIIVEHIFFNRKKRVK from the coding sequence ATGATTTATATATTCTTGTTCTTAATATTACTTATAATAGACCAGTACTCAAAGTTTATAGTAGATAGTACTCTATCTGTTGGAGAAACAGTACCAGTTATAGATGGATTTTTCAATCTAACTTATGTACAAAATAGAGGAGTCGCTTTTGGGCTATTTCAAGGTAAGATAGACATAGTGAGTATTTTAGCAGTAATTGCAATAGGCTTAATTTTATTCTATTTCTGTAAAAACTTTAAAAAGATAAGTTTTTTAGAAAGAATAGCTTATACTATGATATTTTCAGGAGCAATAGGAAATATGATAGATAGATTGTTTAGAGCTTATGTGGTAGATATGTTAGATTTTAGAGGTATTTGGTCTTTCATATTTAACTTTGCAGATGTTTGGATAAATATAGGTGTAGTTTTGATAATCGTAGAACATATATTTTTCAATAGAAAAAAGAGGGTGAAATAA
- the ileS gene encoding isoleucine--tRNA ligase produces the protein MSDKEYTSTLHLPKTDFQMKANLPNKEPKYIKKWTEEKIYEKGLEKNKNGETFILHDGPPYANGNTHIGHALNKILKDIILKYKTFRGFRSPYVPGWDTHGLPIELQVVKEVGVGKAREMSALEIRKLCEKYAKKWVGIQKEQFIRLGVLGDWDNPYLTLDPRFEAKQLELFGEIYVNGYIFKGLKPVYWSPATETALAEAEIEYYDHVSPSIYVRMQANKDLLDKIGFNEDVYVLIWTTTPWTLPANVAICLNENFDYGLYKTEKGNLILAKDLAESAFKDIGIENFELIKEFKGKDLEYTTYKHPFLERTGLIILGDHVTADAGTGAVHTAPGHGQDDYVVGLAYKLPVISPIDHRGCLTEEAGDLFKGLVYSEANKAIIKHLTETGHILKMQEISHSYPHDWRSKTPVIFRATEQWFIRMEGGDLREKTLKVIDKINFIPSWGKNRIGSMMETRPDWCISRQRVWGVPIPIFYNDETNEEIFHKEILDRICDLVREHGSNIWVEKSPEELIGEELLVKYNLKGLKLRKETNIMDVWFDSGSSHRGVLEVWEGLHRPCDLYLEGSDQHRGWFHTSLLTSVASTGDSPYKSVLTHGFVNDGEGKKMSKSLGNTVSPEDVIKVYGADILRLWCGSVDYRDDVRISDNIVKQMSEAYRRIRNTARYILGNSYDFNPKTDKVAYKDMLEIDKWALNKLEVLKRSVTESYDKYEFYNLFQGIHYFAAIDMSAFYLDIIKDRLYTEKKDSVARRAAQTVMYEVLMTLTKMVAPILSFTAEEIWESLPAETRESESIFLADWYVNNDEYLKPELDEKWQQIIKLRKEVNKKLEKARQGENKIIGNSLDAKVSLYTEDNTLKEFIKENLELLKIVFIVSDLEVVDSADGNYTDAEEIEKLKIKIAHADGEKCERCWKYDELGTDSEHPTLCPRCAAVLK, from the coding sequence ATGAGTGATAAAGAGTACACAAGTACGCTACATTTACCAAAAACAGACTTTCAAATGAAAGCAAATTTGCCTAATAAAGAGCCAAAGTACATAAAGAAATGGACTGAGGAAAAGATTTATGAAAAAGGTTTAGAAAAAAATAAAAATGGGGAAACTTTTATATTACATGATGGGCCACCTTATGCAAATGGAAATACTCATATAGGACATGCTTTAAATAAGATATTAAAAGATATAATCTTAAAGTATAAAACTTTTAGAGGGTTTAGATCACCTTATGTTCCTGGTTGGGATACACATGGATTACCAATAGAATTACAAGTGGTAAAAGAAGTTGGAGTTGGTAAAGCAAGAGAAATGTCTGCCTTAGAAATAAGAAAATTATGTGAAAAGTACGCTAAAAAATGGGTAGGAATACAAAAAGAACAATTTATAAGATTAGGAGTTTTGGGAGATTGGGATAATCCTTATCTAACTCTTGATCCTAGATTTGAAGCTAAACAATTAGAATTATTTGGAGAAATTTATGTAAATGGATATATATTTAAAGGTTTAAAACCTGTTTATTGGTCGCCTGCAACAGAAACTGCTTTAGCAGAAGCAGAAATAGAATATTATGACCATGTATCTCCATCTATTTATGTAAGGATGCAAGCTAATAAAGATTTATTAGATAAAATAGGATTTAATGAAGATGTATATGTTTTAATATGGACAACTACTCCTTGGACATTACCAGCAAATGTTGCTATATGTTTAAATGAGAATTTTGATTATGGACTATATAAGACAGAAAAGGGTAATTTAATACTTGCAAAAGATTTAGCAGAAAGTGCATTTAAAGATATAGGAATAGAAAATTTTGAGCTTATAAAAGAATTTAAAGGAAAAGATTTAGAATATACAACATATAAACACCCTTTCCTAGAAAGAACAGGACTTATAATATTAGGTGACCATGTTACTGCTGATGCAGGTACAGGAGCAGTTCATACTGCACCAGGACATGGACAAGATGACTATGTTGTTGGACTTGCATATAAATTACCTGTAATATCTCCAATTGATCATAGAGGTTGCCTAACAGAAGAAGCAGGAGATTTATTTAAAGGGCTTGTTTATTCAGAAGCTAATAAGGCTATAATAAAACATTTAACTGAAACTGGTCATATATTAAAAATGCAAGAAATAAGCCACTCTTATCCACATGATTGGAGATCTAAGACACCTGTTATATTCAGAGCGACTGAACAATGGTTTATAAGAATGGAAGGTGGAGATTTAAGAGAAAAGACTTTAAAAGTTATTGATAAGATAAACTTTATACCTTCTTGGGGTAAAAATAGAATAGGCTCTATGATGGAAACAAGACCTGACTGGTGTATATCAAGACAAAGAGTTTGGGGAGTTCCTATACCAATATTTTATAATGATGAAACAAATGAAGAAATATTCCATAAAGAAATATTAGATAGAATTTGTGATTTAGTAAGAGAACATGGATCTAATATCTGGGTTGAAAAAAGTCCAGAAGAATTAATTGGAGAAGAATTATTAGTAAAATATAATTTAAAAGGTTTAAAATTAAGAAAAGAAACTAATATAATGGATGTTTGGTTTGACTCAGGAAGTAGTCATAGAGGAGTTTTAGAAGTTTGGGAAGGTTTACATAGACCATGTGATTTATATCTTGAAGGTTCAGACCAACATAGAGGATGGTTCCATACTTCACTTTTAACATCAGTTGCCTCAACTGGAGATTCACCTTATAAGAGTGTATTAACTCATGGATTTGTTAATGATGGAGAAGGTAAAAAAATGTCTAAATCTTTAGGAAATACAGTTTCTCCTGAAGATGTAATAAAGGTTTATGGGGCAGATATATTAAGACTTTGGTGTGGTTCTGTTGATTATAGAGATGATGTAAGAATATCTGATAATATAGTTAAACAAATGTCAGAAGCATACAGAAGAATAAGAAATACTGCAAGATATATACTTGGAAATTCTTATGATTTTAATCCTAAAACTGATAAAGTAGCATATAAAGATATGTTAGAAATAGATAAATGGGCTTTAAATAAATTGGAAGTATTAAAAAGAAGTGTAACTGAAAGTTATGATAAATATGAATTCTATAACTTGTTCCAAGGTATACATTACTTTGCAGCAATAGATATGTCAGCTTTCTACTTAGATATAATAAAAGATAGACTTTATACTGAAAAGAAAGATTCTGTTGCAAGAAGAGCTGCACAAACAGTTATGTATGAAGTTTTAATGACTTTAACAAAAATGGTTGCACCTATACTTTCTTTTACAGCAGAAGAAATATGGGAAAGTTTACCAGCTGAAACAAGAGAATCTGAATCAATTTTCTTAGCAGATTGGTATGTAAATAATGATGAATATTTAAAACCAGAGCTTGATGAAAAATGGCAACAAATAATAAAACTAAGAAAAGAAGTAAATAAAAAGTTAGAAAAAGCTAGACAAGGTGAAAATAAAATAATAGGAAACTCTTTAGATGCAAAAGTTAGCCTATACACAGAAGATAATACTTTAAAAGAATTTATAAAAGAAAACTTAGAATTATTAAAAATAGTATTTATTGTTTCTGATTTAGAAGTAGTGGATTCTGCTGATGGAAACTATACAGATGCAGAAGAAATAGAAAAATTAAAAATAAAAATTGCTCATGCAGATGGAGAAAAATGTGAAAGATGTTGGAAATATGATGAATTAGGAACTGACTCAGAACATCCTACACTTTGTCCAAGATGTGCAGCAGTGTTGAAATAG
- a CDS encoding sensor histidine kinase, translated as MFIKKDSLLLRIISYNGIAIVIVASIMASLFGIMIFNELNMRLLDKSRERTLLVNKAYLFFIDRSREQLYDASNDAVNLVLVDSNDKLIQNRLASAVRNQLSTESYGLYGKSFIQIVSPNRIILGESGDRDIKYDLYKSNNIIPSKEFLEYGKAEYVSTKDALYVRIVQPYRLYKSTERNYIVLTFPLNNYSLSEIKEYAYLTKDDKVFILSKGGYLYGELSLDKVDDFFKNFKFNKVGRELSDNKYYFSEKKIGDDYYYLGMLALKNNNSDDYVGDIGVAISKNDFVVIKYMLATIILVVGILAVVISTALCARIFAKLLSPLNALADKTEKIGVNNEKDERGIDFKEENIFEIRSISNSLKFMTERIEENEKLLKQNNNKLNTNLNRLVAVEKLLMGIDLVGSLSEGVNEVLRALTSEVGLGYSRAIYLEYNEEKDELSVKNYAINPHILANTEKYTEGINGFTFQINNIGEMMPLLNIKYEPGGIFWESMESGKIIYHNDKGFKYTYGNKLFKTLGLKNFMILPIADEDIKIGCILVDYFGKDNLISEEEVEANNLLLMNLLIRIKNAMTEESKLMKERYLTMSKVSNKFIKNNKKLINYIETFIENLINNGYNNKDIDKIKRYLRDEKKKNIVIKDSLDSSKNNFEVFNFEKLVEKIVKNSQKILKKYGVNTSLFIDFSGNMYGDKKKIYQMFIQILRNSINAILTRNKLDKKINIVVVGDKNHRIILEIIDNGVGMTQEEVKAVMRPYSDTKGNSIMGTGLITIYKIVKEHNGLMTISSELDVGTKIRIIFNEYREETNQ; from the coding sequence ATGTTTATAAAAAAAGATTCTCTACTATTAAGAATAATTTCATATAATGGGATTGCGATAGTGATTGTTGCTTCAATTATGGCAAGCCTTTTTGGAATCATGATTTTTAATGAATTGAATATGAGACTTTTAGATAAATCTCGTGAGAGAACTTTGCTTGTAAACAAGGCTTATTTGTTCTTTATTGATAGAAGTCGTGAACAGTTGTATGATGCTTCAAATGATGCAGTAAACCTAGTTTTAGTTGACAGTAATGATAAATTAATTCAAAATAGGTTGGCATCAGCAGTGAGAAATCAACTTAGTACAGAATCGTATGGATTGTATGGAAAATCATTTATTCAAATAGTATCTCCTAATAGAATAATTTTAGGAGAAAGTGGAGATAGGGATATAAAATATGATTTATATAAAAGTAATAATATTATTCCCTCAAAAGAATTTTTAGAATATGGTAAAGCTGAATATGTGAGTACAAAAGATGCACTCTATGTGAGAATAGTGCAACCATATAGATTGTATAAATCAACTGAAAGAAATTATATTGTACTTACATTTCCTTTGAATAATTACAGTTTATCAGAGATAAAAGAATATGCTTATCTAACAAAAGATGATAAGGTATTTATTCTTTCAAAAGGTGGCTACCTATATGGAGAGTTAAGTTTAGATAAGGTTGATGATTTTTTTAAAAATTTTAAATTTAATAAAGTTGGAAGGGAATTATCAGATAATAAATACTATTTTTCAGAAAAGAAAATAGGTGATGATTACTATTACCTAGGGATGCTTGCTTTAAAAAATAATAATAGTGATGATTATGTTGGAGATATAGGAGTTGCTATATCAAAAAATGATTTTGTTGTAATAAAGTATATGCTAGCAACCATAATATTAGTTGTAGGAATATTAGCAGTTGTTATAAGTACAGCTCTTTGTGCAAGAATTTTTGCTAAACTTCTTAGTCCTTTAAATGCACTTGCAGATAAAACGGAAAAGATAGGTGTAAATAATGAGAAAGATGAAAGAGGAATAGATTTTAAAGAAGAGAATATCTTTGAAATTCGTTCAATCTCAAATTCTTTGAAGTTTATGACAGAAAGAATAGAAGAAAATGAAAAGCTTTTAAAGCAAAATAACAATAAATTAAATACAAACTTAAATAGATTAGTAGCAGTTGAAAAGTTATTGATGGGTATAGACTTAGTTGGAAGTCTATCAGAAGGGGTAAATGAAGTTTTAAGAGCTTTAACATCAGAAGTTGGTTTAGGTTATAGTAGAGCTATATATTTAGAGTATAATGAAGAAAAAGATGAACTTTCAGTAAAAAATTATGCTATAAATCCTCATATATTAGCAAATACAGAAAAATATACAGAGGGAATAAATGGCTTCACATTTCAAATTAATAATATAGGAGAGATGATGCCTCTTCTAAATATAAAATATGAACCAGGTGGAATATTTTGGGAAAGTATGGAATCAGGAAAAATAATTTATCACAATGACAAAGGCTTTAAATATACCTATGGAAATAAATTATTTAAAACTCTTGGTTTAAAAAACTTTATGATACTACCTATTGCTGATGAAGATATAAAAATAGGTTGTATATTAGTTGACTATTTTGGAAAAGATAACTTAATTTCAGAAGAAGAAGTTGAAGCAAACAACTTATTATTAATGAACTTGTTAATAAGAATTAAAAATGCTATGACAGAAGAAAGTAAACTTATGAAAGAAAGGTATTTGACAATGTCTAAAGTTTCTAATAAGTTCATTAAGAATAATAAAAAATTAATTAACTATATTGAAACTTTTATTGAAAATTTAATAAATAATGGATATAATAATAAAGATATAGATAAAATAAAACGATATTTAAGAGATGAAAAAAAGAAGAATATTGTTATCAAGGACTCTTTAGATAGTAGTAAAAATAATTTTGAAGTATTTAATTTTGAAAAGTTAGTAGAAAAAATAGTGAAAAACAGCCAGAAAATTTTGAAAAAATATGGGGTTAATACTTCATTATTTATAGATTTTTCTGGGAATATGTATGGAGATAAAAAGAAAATATATCAAATGTTCATACAGATTCTAAGAAACTCAATAAATGCTATTCTTACTAGAAATAAATTGGATAAAAAAATTAATATAGTTGTTGTAGGGGACAAAAATCATCGTATTATTTTAGAGATAATTGATAATGGTGTTGGAATGACACAGGAAGAAGTCAAAGCAGTTATGAGACCATATTCAGATACAAAAGGTAATAGCATAATGGGGACAGGGCTTATAACTATATACAAAATAGTAAAAGAACACAATGGGCTTATGACTATATCTTCTGAATTAGATGTCGGAACAAAAATAAGAATAATTTTTAATGAATACAGGGAGGAAACAAATCAATGA
- a CDS encoding Tex family protein, with product MEKIYKIVAEELKIPVDKVENTIKLLDDGATIPFVARYRKEITGNLDEVQIGDILQKVEYLRNLEERKEEVIRLIEEQGKLTEELRNSIIEAKILQEVEDIYFPYRKKKKTKADIAKERGLEPLAEKFYTANNLEEIQSLAKDFITEEVRTIEDAIEGAMLIIAQNISEKAEYRERIREIYLKYSIIESKASKKAAELDEKKVYTDYYEYVEKVEKMPSHRILALNRGEKEDILTVHLRLEDSDRERIENMILREFPKNDLASTYKEIIKDSLDRLIVPSIEREVRNALTERAEIESIAVFKDNLKNLLLQAPLKEKNILALDPGYRTGCKVAVIDKYGFYRENTVFFLVEAMHNPRQIQDAREKFLKLVKKYDIDIVSIGNGTASRETETFVANIIREEKLNVKYLIVNEAGASVYSASKIAAEEFPDLDVTVRGAISIGRRIQDPLAELVKIDPKSIGVGMYQHDVNQSKLDESLDNVISHVVNNVGANINTASWALLSHISGIKKTVAKNIVNYRKENGNFKNRKQILKVKGVGPKAYEQMAGFLVIPEGENILDNTVIHPESYGIAEAILGKIGFDLEKYNNELDVARERLKSFDYKKFAKENEFGLETVKDVYEALLKDRRDPRDDFEKPLLKSDILNIDNLEVGMELEGTVRNVVKFGAFIDIGLKNDALLHISEISDKYIDDPSKVLSVGQIIKVKIKDVDKDRGRVGLTRKGQN from the coding sequence ATGGAAAAGATTTATAAAATTGTAGCTGAAGAATTAAAAATTCCAGTTGATAAAGTTGAAAACACAATAAAACTTTTAGATGATGGAGCTACTATACCTTTTGTTGCAAGATATAGAAAAGAAATAACAGGAAATTTAGATGAAGTACAGATAGGAGATATTTTACAAAAGGTTGAATATTTAAGAAATTTAGAAGAAAGAAAAGAAGAAGTCATAAGATTAATTGAAGAACAAGGAAAATTGACAGAAGAATTAAGAAACAGCATAATAGAAGCAAAAATTTTACAAGAAGTTGAGGATATTTATTTCCCATACAGAAAGAAAAAGAAAACAAAGGCTGATATTGCAAAAGAAAGAGGTTTAGAACCATTAGCAGAAAAATTTTATACAGCTAATAACTTAGAAGAAATTCAAAGTCTGGCAAAGGATTTCATAACAGAAGAAGTTCGAACAATTGAAGATGCAATAGAAGGAGCTATGCTTATAATTGCACAAAATATTTCTGAAAAAGCTGAATATAGAGAAAGAATAAGAGAAATCTATTTAAAATATTCTATTATAGAGTCAAAAGCTAGTAAAAAAGCAGCAGAACTAGATGAAAAGAAAGTTTATACTGACTACTATGAATATGTTGAAAAAGTTGAAAAAATGCCTTCACATAGAATACTTGCATTGAACAGAGGAGAAAAAGAAGATATATTAACAGTTCATTTAAGACTTGAAGACTCTGATAGAGAAAGAATTGAAAATATGATTCTTAGAGAATTTCCTAAAAATGATTTAGCTTCAACTTACAAAGAAATTATAAAAGACTCTTTAGATAGACTTATAGTTCCTTCTATTGAAAGAGAAGTTAGAAATGCTTTGACAGAAAGAGCAGAAATTGAATCAATAGCAGTGTTTAAAGATAATTTAAAGAATTTACTTTTACAAGCACCTTTAAAAGAAAAAAATATTTTAGCACTTGACCCAGGATATAGAACAGGTTGTAAGGTTGCAGTTATAGATAAGTATGGTTTTTATAGAGAAAATACAGTATTTTTCTTAGTTGAAGCTATGCACAATCCAAGACAAATTCAAGATGCTAGAGAGAAATTTTTAAAATTAGTTAAAAAATATGATATAGATATTGTAAGCATAGGAAATGGAACGGCTTCAAGAGAAACAGAAACTTTTGTTGCTAATATAATAAGAGAAGAAAAGTTAAATGTAAAATATTTGATAGTTAATGAAGCAGGAGCTTCAGTTTATTCAGCATCAAAGATTGCAGCAGAGGAATTTCCAGACTTGGATGTAACAGTAAGAGGAGCAATCTCGATAGGTAGAAGAATACAAGATCCATTAGCAGAACTTGTAAAGATTGATCCTAAGTCTATTGGAGTTGGAATGTATCAACATGATGTAAACCAATCTAAATTAGATGAATCTTTGGATAATGTAATAAGTCATGTGGTAAATAATGTTGGAGCAAATATTAATACTGCCTCTTGGGCATTACTTTCTCATATTTCTGGAATCAAAAAGACTGTTGCTAAGAATATAGTCAATTACAGAAAAGAAAATGGTAATTTTAAAAATAGAAAGCAAATTTTAAAAGTTAAAGGTGTTGGACCAAAGGCTTATGAACAAATGGCAGGTTTCTTAGTTATACCAGAAGGGGAAAATATTTTAGATAACACAGTCATTCACCCTGAATCTTATGGAATAGCAGAGGCTATTTTAGGAAAAATAGGTTTTGACTTAGAAAAATATAATAATGAATTAGATGTAGCAAGAGAAAGATTGAAATCTTTTGATTACAAGAAGTTTGCAAAAGAAAATGAATTTGGTTTAGAAACAGTAAAAGATGTTTATGAAGCACTTTTAAAAGATAGAAGAGACCCAAGAGATGATTTTGAAAAACCTCTTTTAAAATCTGATATTTTAAATATTGATAATCTGGAAGTAGGAATGGAACTTGAAGGAACAGTAAGAAATGTTGTTAAATTTGGAGCATTTATAGATATTGGTTTAAAGAATGATGCACTTTTACATATTTCAGAAATATCAGATAAATATATAGATGATCCAAGTAAAGTTTTATCAGTTGGACAAATAATAAAAGTTAAAATAAAAGATGTGGATAAAGATAGAGGAAGAGTAGGGTTAACAAGGAAAGGGCAAAATTAG
- a CDS encoding DUF1353 domain-containing protein yields MELTKLLVKDLMNGKFELFSNYIYKTKEYLIKVPKGFVTDYASIPKLLRIMVLPYGKHSGASVVHDWLYSSNCNLEISREKADKIFLEVLKEEKVNFFLRTLMYIAVRKFGGSRFRNGV; encoded by the coding sequence ATGGAATTGACAAAATTATTAGTTAAAGACTTAATGAATGGCAAATTTGAATTATTTTCTAATTATATATATAAAACAAAGGAGTATCTTATCAAAGTTCCAAAAGGCTTTGTAACAGATTATGCAAGTATACCTAAATTACTTAGAATAATGGTTCTCCCTTATGGAAAACATAGTGGTGCAAGTGTAGTTCATGATTGGCTGTATTCTTCTAATTGTAATTTAGAGATAAGTAGAGAGAAAGCAGATAAAATATTTTTAGAAGTTTTAAAAGAAGAAAAAGTAAATTTCTTCTTGAGAACACTTATGTATATTGCAGTAAGAAAGTTTGGTGGAAGTAGATTTAGAAATGGAGTTTAA
- a CDS encoding carboxypeptidase M32 → MKEKFRELVKKKNRIYANLELLHWDLETKTPVKSKPYLSDLVAELSMKEYELFTSDEFVNLVETLNKEKENLSEIEKKEIELSMEDIEKMKKIPADEYEAYAKLTSINQGIWEEAKSKKDFSIVKANLEKIFNYNKKFAEYRRKNEKNLYDVLLNDYEKGMDTQKLDIFFNELKKEIVPFLRKIQEKKKSLKEEDKINVPVDEDIQFKFAKYLADYVGFDFEKGVVETSEHPFTLNLNKNDVRLTTNNKRNIPFSTVFSIIHEAGHGIYEQQTGDELIDTLLGTGGTMGLHESQSRFMENIVGRNEAFWKPLYKKAQDFYSFLKDITFEEFSKQINQIEPSLIRVEADELTYSLHIMVRYEIEKMIFSGEVSIDDLPKIWNQKMVEYLGIEPKNDSEGLMQDVHWYCGLVGYFPSYAIGNAYASQIYNTMKKDFDVDKALENQDMKKVTDWLGEKIHKYGRLKDTPEIIKKVTGEELNPKYYIDYLKEKYKKIYEI, encoded by the coding sequence ATGAAGGAAAAATTTAGAGAGCTAGTAAAAAAGAAAAATAGGATATATGCTAATTTAGAACTTTTACATTGGGACTTAGAAACAAAAACTCCTGTAAAATCAAAACCATATTTATCTGACTTAGTTGCAGAGCTTAGCATGAAGGAATATGAATTATTTACTTCTGATGAATTTGTAAATTTAGTAGAAACTTTAAATAAAGAAAAAGAAAATTTATCTGAAATTGAAAAAAAAGAAATAGAATTATCAATGGAAGATATAGAAAAAATGAAGAAAATTCCTGCTGATGAATACGAAGCCTATGCAAAATTGACAAGTATAAATCAAGGTATCTGGGAAGAAGCTAAATCTAAAAAAGATTTTTCAATAGTTAAAGCTAATTTAGAAAAAATATTTAACTACAATAAAAAGTTTGCAGAATATAGAAGAAAAAATGAAAAAAATCTTTATGATGTGTTACTAAATGATTATGAAAAAGGAATGGACACTCAAAAATTAGATATATTTTTTAATGAATTAAAAAAGGAAATAGTTCCATTTTTAAGGAAAATACAGGAAAAGAAAAAATCTTTAAAAGAGGAAGATAAAATAAATGTTCCTGTTGATGAAGATATACAGTTTAAATTTGCCAAATATTTAGCAGATTATGTAGGTTTTGATTTTGAAAAGGGTGTTGTTGAAACAAGTGAACACCCATTTACTTTAAATTTGAATAAAAATGATGTTAGACTTACAACAAATAATAAGAGAAATATACCGTTTTCAACTGTATTTTCAATAATACATGAAGCAGGACATGGTATTTATGAACAACAAACAGGAGATGAACTTATAGATACTTTACTTGGTACAGGTGGAACTATGGGATTACATGAATCACAATCAAGATTTATGGAAAATATAGTTGGGAGAAATGAAGCATTTTGGAAACCACTATATAAGAAAGCACAAGATTTTTACTCATTTTTAAAGGATATTACCTTTGAAGAATTTTCTAAGCAAATAAATCAAATTGAGCCAAGTCTTATAAGAGTTGAAGCAGATGAATTAACTTATTCTCTACATATTATGGTGAGATATGAAATAGAAAAAATGATATTTTCTGGTGAAGTGAGCATAGATGATTTGCCAAAAATTTGGAATCAAAAAATGGTAGAGTATTTAGGAATAGAACCTAAAAATGATTCAGAAGGTCTTATGCAAGATGTTCATTGGTACTGTGGTTTAGTCGGATACTTTCCTTCTTATGCAATAGGTAATGCCTATGCTTCTCAAATATATAATACTATGAAAAAAGATTTTGATGTTGATAAGGCTTTAGAAAATCAAGATATGAAAAAAGTAACTGATTGGCTTGGAGAAAAAATTCATAAATACGGAAGACTAAAAGATACCCCTGAAATCATCAAGAAAGTTACGGGAGAAGAACTGAATCCAAAGTACTATATTGACTATTTAAAAGAAAAATATAAAAAAATTTATGAAATATAG